The Sphingobium aromaticiconvertens genome has a segment encoding these proteins:
- a CDS encoding SulP family inorganic anion transporter codes for MFKGLTANFSRDFTASIVVFLVAMPLCMGIAIASGVPPEKGLITGIIGGIVVGALAGSPLQVSGPAAGLAVIVFEIVREQGLSALGPILMLAGLIQVVAGVARVGGWFRAISPAVVHGMLAGIGVLIVVGQFHVLFDDKPLASGLANLIAMPGQLFGLSNQDAATAFAVGLVTIGGMLGWEKFRPAQLRLVPGALVGVVLATIVAFALGLSVARVVVPESIVAAVTLPEQGWIAQMMNPAILTTAIAIAFIASAETLLSAAAVDRMHDGVRTNYNKELWAQGVGNVLCGAAGALPMTGVIVRSSANVQAGGKTRLSTMMHGAWILAFVALLPWLLREIPMAALAGILVVTGVRLVSVDHVRHLLHRYGPLPAIVWAATLITVVATDLLTGVLVGIGLSLIEMLPHLRQLRLKMEDGPSGDAHEVSLNGTATFLSLPKLSAKLESLPAAGPVILNVERLSHIDHTCAEMVREWVDRRRNAGGPVELFGATGRMQQLAAH; via the coding sequence ATGTTCAAAGGTTTAACGGCAAATTTCAGCCGTGATTTCACGGCCTCCATCGTCGTTTTCCTGGTGGCGATGCCGCTGTGCATGGGTATCGCCATCGCGTCCGGCGTGCCGCCCGAGAAGGGACTGATCACCGGCATCATCGGCGGCATCGTCGTCGGTGCGCTGGCGGGATCGCCCCTTCAGGTCAGTGGTCCTGCCGCGGGCCTTGCGGTCATCGTCTTCGAAATCGTGCGGGAACAGGGGCTTTCGGCCCTGGGACCGATATTGATGCTGGCAGGCCTGATTCAGGTTGTGGCGGGTGTTGCGCGCGTCGGCGGCTGGTTTCGCGCCATTTCCCCGGCGGTCGTCCATGGGATGCTCGCGGGGATCGGCGTGCTGATCGTCGTCGGTCAGTTCCATGTTCTGTTTGACGACAAGCCGCTGGCGAGCGGCCTTGCCAACCTCATTGCGATGCCCGGCCAGCTTTTCGGCCTCAGCAATCAGGATGCGGCGACTGCCTTCGCCGTCGGTCTTGTCACGATCGGCGGTATGCTGGGGTGGGAGAAATTCCGTCCCGCGCAGCTTCGTCTGGTGCCTGGAGCGCTGGTCGGCGTCGTGCTGGCAACGATCGTCGCTTTCGCCCTCGGTTTATCGGTCGCGCGAGTCGTTGTGCCGGAAAGCATCGTTGCGGCCGTGACCCTGCCCGAACAGGGCTGGATCGCGCAGATGATGAATCCGGCCATCCTGACCACGGCCATTGCCATCGCCTTCATCGCCAGTGCCGAGACATTGCTGTCGGCCGCAGCGGTCGATCGTATGCATGATGGTGTGCGGACTAACTATAATAAGGAACTCTGGGCGCAGGGCGTAGGCAACGTGCTGTGCGGCGCGGCTGGCGCGCTGCCGATGACGGGTGTTATCGTTCGCAGTTCGGCCAACGTCCAGGCTGGCGGCAAGACCCGTCTGTCAACCATGATGCACGGTGCCTGGATCCTGGCCTTTGTTGCGCTGCTGCCCTGGTTGCTGCGGGAAATCCCGATGGCGGCGCTGGCCGGTATCCTGGTCGTGACTGGCGTGCGGCTGGTTAGTGTGGATCATGTCCGTCACTTGCTGCACCGCTATGGCCCGTTGCCCGCGATCGTATGGGCCGCAACGCTCATCACGGTGGTCGCGACCGACCTGCTGACCGGCGTATTGGTGGGTATCGGCCTGTCGCTGATCGAGATGCTGCCCCATCTGCGCCAACTGCGCCTGAAGATGGAGGACGGGCCGTCGGGTGATGCGCATGAAGTGTCGCTGAACGGCACCGCCACCTTCCTCAGCCTGCCCAAGCTGTCGGCCAAGCTGGAATCGCTGCCCGCAGCTGGCCCGGTCATCCTCAATGTCGAGCGGCTGTCCCATATCGATCATACTTGCGCGGAAATGGTGCGTGAATGGGTCGATCGCCGCCGCAATGCGGGCGGCCCGGTCGAACTTTTCGGCGCTACGGGACGGATGCAGCAACTCGCCGCGCATTGA
- a CDS encoding carbonic anhydrase: protein MNELIGRVFSFEKHVFPNQSVLYNRLASDGQSPKALMISCADSRVVPEHIMQADPGDLFVCRNAGNIVPPYTNMNGGVSSTVEYAVMALGVRDIIVCGHSDCGAMKALVHEEALASMPNVAAWLRHSHAAQKVARESYSADLTDKEKIHAVTLENIVVQLAHLRTHPSVASGIARGEIALHGWYVDIHAGLVLGLDGATGRFMPLREDAPLPVALPHGQRLAADLGYAQAAE from the coding sequence ATGAACGAACTGATCGGTCGCGTATTCAGCTTCGAGAAGCATGTCTTCCCGAACCAGAGCGTACTCTACAACCGCCTCGCCAGTGACGGGCAAAGCCCCAAGGCGCTGATGATTTCCTGCGCGGATTCGCGCGTCGTCCCCGAACATATCATGCAGGCTGATCCTGGCGATCTGTTCGTATGTCGCAACGCTGGCAACATCGTGCCGCCCTATACCAACATGAACGGCGGCGTATCGTCCACGGTTGAATATGCGGTCATGGCGCTGGGTGTACGCGACATCATCGTGTGCGGTCACAGCGATTGCGGCGCGATGAAGGCGCTGGTCCATGAAGAAGCACTGGCGTCCATGCCCAATGTTGCCGCCTGGTTGCGCCATTCCCATGCCGCGCAAAAGGTGGCGCGTGAAAGCTACTCAGCGGATCTGACCGACAAGGAAAAGATACACGCGGTTACGCTGGAAAATATCGTTGTCCAGCTGGCCCATCTGCGGACCCACCCCTCGGTCGCGTCGGGTATCGCGCGGGGCGAGATCGCGCTGCATGGCTGGTACGTTGATATCCATGCCGGCCTGGTGCTGGGCCTTGATGGCGCGACAGGTCGTTTCATGCCGCTGCGTGAAGATGCGCCGCTGCCCGTCGCGCTGCCCCATGGCCAGCGTCTGGCAGCCGACCTGGGCTATGCCCAGGCGGCGGAGTAA
- a CDS encoding response regulator transcription factor, whose translation MAAPVVLLAEGQPDLRALLRETLEDSGFRTLNAMSADDLWQAVDDVDVSAVVLDTAMRGPQGMDLCRALRERSNVPIILVGTNSTEVDRVVGLELGADDFLSKPYSTRELLARLRAVLRRGRGDAQVPVRRRQEARFDGWHISFTRRELRDPAGESVALTGAEFDLLTVLSDQPQRIIARERLMEMSGSRGTESSDRSVDVLISRLRRKLAHGKIAAPIVTVRGVGYMFSAAVEHA comes from the coding sequence ATGGCTGCGCCCGTCGTCCTGCTAGCCGAAGGGCAGCCCGATTTACGGGCGCTGCTCCGTGAAACGCTGGAGGATAGCGGTTTTCGTACCCTCAATGCGATGTCCGCCGACGATCTGTGGCAGGCGGTCGATGATGTGGACGTAAGCGCAGTCGTACTTGATACGGCGATGCGCGGTCCGCAAGGCATGGACCTTTGTCGCGCACTGCGCGAGCGCAGCAATGTTCCCATCATACTGGTGGGCACCAATAGTACGGAGGTTGACCGGGTGGTCGGCCTGGAACTGGGTGCCGACGATTTCCTGTCCAAGCCCTATTCGACGCGCGAACTGCTGGCGCGGCTGCGCGCTGTGTTGCGCCGGGGGCGAGGGGACGCACAGGTGCCGGTTCGTCGGCGGCAGGAGGCGCGCTTCGATGGCTGGCACATCAGCTTTACACGTCGTGAATTGCGGGACCCCGCAGGTGAGTCTGTGGCCCTGACCGGCGCGGAATTCGATCTTTTGACGGTACTTTCGGATCAGCCACAGCGCATCATTGCGCGGGAGCGACTGATGGAAATGTCGGGATCGCGCGGCACCGAATCGTCGGATCGCAGCGTCGATGTGCTGATCAGCCGGCTGCGTCGCAAGTTGGCTCACGGAAAGATTGCCGCGCCGATCGTGACGGTCAGGGGCGTGGGATATATGTTCAGCGCGGCCGTCGAGCACGCTTGA